The following proteins come from a genomic window of Trifolium pratense cultivar HEN17-A07 linkage group LG4, ARS_RC_1.1, whole genome shotgun sequence:
- the LOC123924196 gene encoding histone H4 translates to MSGRGKGGKGLGKGGAKRHRKVLRDNIQGITKPAIRRLARRGGVKRISGLIYEETRGVLKIFLENVIRDAVTYTEHARRKTVTAMDVVYALKRQGRTLYGFGG, encoded by the coding sequence ATGTCAGGTCGTGGAAAAGGTGGAAAGGGATTAGGAAAGGGAGGAGCAAAACGACATCGTAAGGTACTTCGCGATAACATTCAAGGAATAACAAAGCCAGCGATTCGTCGTCTTGCTCGTAGAGGTGGAGTGAAACGTATCAGTGGTTTGATATATGAAGAGACACGTGGCGTGTTGAAGATATTTTTGGAGAATGTGATTCGTGATGCTGTTACTTATACTGAACATGCTAGGAGAAAGACTGTTACTGCTATGGATGTTGTTTATGCTTTGAAGAGACAAGGAAGGACTCTTTATGGATTTGGTggttag